The following coding sequences lie in one Silurus meridionalis isolate SWU-2019-XX chromosome 19, ASM1480568v1, whole genome shotgun sequence genomic window:
- the fezf2 gene encoding fez family zinc finger protein 2: MASSLPLDTVMSCPRLEPRSAIESSPKPLAFSIDRIMSKTTEEQRRGSDSTDGKRNAVCAPIPCMIPIQPLAYDLQAKALVNYSEFWRANFRGALCASAAAAAATCKSSCGACTKTDLLPGSRVIKPQVIHQAMAMPGNASLYYFNYLDAAYHQSELLGGHLFSTVVANSQAQAQAMTAHQKLLLLESAKLAEKVPTPQYPHKERLPGQLDHLMKENHGLASEKNSAKVHSKANTCPADGKPKNFTCEVCGKVFNAHYNLTRHMPVHTGARPFVCKVCGKGFRQASTLCRHKIIHTQEKPHKCNQCGKAFNRSSTLNTHVRIHAGYKPFVCEFCGKGFHQKGNYKNHKLTHSGEKQFKCTICSKAFHQIYNLTFHMHTHNDKKPFTCGTCGKGFCRNFDLKKHVRKLHENNAACLRTGEESSRGQN, encoded by the exons atggcGAGCTCTTTGCCCTTGGACACGGTCATGTCCTGCCCGAGACTCGAGCCCAGGAGCGCGATCGAGTCTTCTCCAAAACCCTTGGCTTTCTCCATCGACAGGATCATGTCCAAGACGACGGAGGAGCAGCGCAGGGGATCGGACAGCACTGACGGGAAGAGGAACGCCGTGTGCGCGCCCATTCCTTGCATGATTCCTATTCAACCTTTAGCCTACGACCTCCAGGCCAAAGCGCTGGTGAACTACTCCGAATTTTGGAGAGCGAATTTCCGGGGCGCGCTGTGCGCctcggcggcggcggcggcggcgacGTGCAAATCCAGCTGCGGCGCGTGCACCAAAACGGACTTGCTGCCGGGGAGCAGAGTTATCAAACCTCAAGTGATTCATCAAGCGATGGCCATGCCAGGCAACGCATCTTTGTACTATTTCAATTACCTGGACGCTGCGTATCACCAATCCGAGCTGCTCGGCGGACATTTGTTTTCTACAGTGGTCGCCAATTCGCAGGCGCAGGCGCAGGCTATGACTGCGCACcagaagctgctgctgctggagagCGCAAAACTGGCCGAGAAAGTGCCCACGCCGCAGTACCCACATAAAGAGCGTCTCCCCGGACAGCTGGATCATCTAATGAAGGAGAACCACGGGCTGGCTTCTGAGAAGAACAGCGCCAAAGTGCATAGCAAAGCCAATACCTGTCCTGCGGACGGGAAACCCAAGAACTTCACGTGCGAAGTTTGTGGAAAG GTGTTTAACGCGCACTACAACCTCACGCGCCACATGCCGGTGCACACGGGCGCCAGACCGTTTGTTTGCAAAGTGTGTGGGAAAGGTTTCCGACAGGCGAGCACGCTCTGTCGACAtaaaatcatacacacacaa GAAAAACCTCATAAATGTAACCAGTGCGGCAAAGCGTTCAACAGGAGCTCGACGTTAAACACGCACGTGCGCATCCACGCCGGTTACAAGCCGTTCGTGTGCGAGTTTTGCGGCAAAGGTTTTCATCAAAAAG GTAATTACAAAAATCACAAATTGACGCACAGCGGCGAGAAACAGTTCAAGTGCACAATCTGCAGCAAAGCCTTCCACCAGATCTACAACTTGACCTtccacatgcacacgcacaacGACAAGAAGCCGTTCACGTGCGGGACGTGCGGAAAAGGCTTTTGTCGGAACTTTGACTTGAAAAAGCACGTGCGCAAACTGCACGAAAACAACGCGGCCTGCTTACGGACGGGTGAAGAATCATCAAGAGGACAAAACTGA